In Leptotrichia buccalis C-1013-b, the genomic window ATTAAAACAAAAAATTATATTTTAATTATTTTGAAATACTAGGTTCTTATCCTTTGTTGGAAAAGTTTGTAATAAATTCATTATTTAAATGGAGGTTAGTACTAAATTATGTGAAAAGGAGTTATATATGAATAATAAAATAAAATTAATGATAATTAGTTTAATGGTTTCATCAATGGTAATAGGAGCAAATAGTGATAAAAAAGTTAATACAAACGTTTCTGCAAGTCAAAAGGATATTCAAAATAATGGAAAAGATTCAGAAAAAAAACCGCAGCAAATGGAAGGACCTATGAAAAAAACTGTGATAACTGAAGATATGATAGTTAATAAAACTGCTAATGGATATAACTTGAATTTTGATGTAAATAAAAACTATACAACTAAGACAGCTACTGTTAATGGGAAAACAGTTACTTATCGTGCTTATGAAAATATAGTTTATGTGGCAAAGCCTGCTGATATTGCTTATCAAACTATAAATATTTATATTCCTGAAGAATATTTTAAAAATAAGACTGTTGGAAAATATAATGCGAGAACTGCACCAATATTTTTCCCCAATACAGTTGGAGGATATATGCCTGGAGCAGCTGGAATACCCGGAAATGGAAGAGATGGACAGCCTGATGCTTCACTAATCGCATTATCAAATGGATATGTTGTGGCAAGTCCTGGAGCTAGAGGTAGAACTTTGGAAAAAGATGGGAAATACACAGGAAAGGCACCTGCTGTGATTCTAGATTTAAAGGCGGCTGTGAGATATTTACGATATAATGATAATAAAATGCCAGGAAGAGCAGATAGAATTATTTCCAATGGGACAAGTGCTGGAGGAGGTGTTTCAGCTTTACTTGGTGCAACTGGAAATAATACAGATTATGAGCCATATCTAAAGGAAATTGGAGCATTGAACGCAAGAGACGATATTTATGCTGTGTCAGCTTATTGCCCAATAACTAACTTGGATAATGCAAATACAGCTTACGAGTGGATGTTTAACAATATAAAAACGTATAAAAAGATAGAGATTTCAATGTTAGATTACAATGTGGAAAGAAAATATACCGAAGGTACATTGACTGATGATGAAATTTCACGTTCAAATGACTTGAAGAAAATGTTTCCTGCCTATTTAAATAGTTTAAAATTAAAAGGTAAAAATGGGAAACTTTTGACATTAGATAAAAATGGGAATGGAAGTTTTAAGGAACAAATAAAGCAATATTATATTGATTCAGCAAATGTAGCTTTGAAAAAAGGAACTGATTTGTCAGAGTTTGAATTTTTAACAATAAAAAATGGTAAAGTTGTAGATTTGGATTATGATAAATATATAGTTTATATGGGAAGACAAAAAACACCTGGAGCCTTTGACAATGTGGATTTATCAACTGGAGAAAACAATGAGTTTGGAGATGAAACTACAAATAATAAACATTTTACAGAATATAT contains:
- a CDS encoding subtype B tannase; the encoded protein is MNNKIKLMIISLMVSSMVIGANSDKKVNTNVSASQKDIQNNGKDSEKKPQQMEGPMKKTVITEDMIVNKTANGYNLNFDVNKNYTTKTATVNGKTVTYRAYENIVYVAKPADIAYQTINIYIPEEYFKNKTVGKYNARTAPIFFPNTVGGYMPGAAGIPGNGRDGQPDASLIALSNGYVVASPGARGRTLEKDGKYTGKAPAVILDLKAAVRYLRYNDNKMPGRADRIISNGTSAGGGVSALLGATGNNTDYEPYLKEIGALNARDDIYAVSAYCPITNLDNANTAYEWMFNNIKTYKKIEISMLDYNVERKYTEGTLTDDEISRSNDLKKMFPAYLNSLKLKGKNGKLLTLDKNGNGSFKEQIKQYYIDSANVALKKGTDLSEFEFLTIKNGKVVDLDYDKYIVYMGRQKTPGAFDNVDLSTGENNEFGDETTNNKHFTEYMLKHSTVNGTMADKKIIKMMNPMNYLSNTKVKYWRIRHGAVDKDTSLAIPAILAIKLQNLGKNVDFASPWATPHSGDYDLDELFRWMDKVVAEGR